The following coding sequences lie in one Oceanicola sp. 502str15 genomic window:
- a CDS encoding alkane 1-monooxygenase, with protein sequence MPPAALFCAITLAPVALLAAGGTLGGAWLIAAALYLTLFSALLDQILRRAGARPTATAAPGSWADALCAALALAHFALLALAVAAVSGATGLAPWERAIAFLAFGLFFGQVSNSNAHELIHRAARPLRALGRWVYISLLFGHHASAHPKVHHRFVATPEDPNSARLNESYYRFAARAWLGSFRAGLTAEREMMARGTKPRWQNPYLEYTAGAAALLALSTLAFGAAGLAAHVGLAAYATAQLLMSDYVQHYGLTRSRLANGRYEPVSDAHSWNAPHVFSSLMMLHAPRHSDHHAHPATPYPSLILPSGAPLLPAPLPAMATLALLPRSWRRVMNPRVARLHAGAPKDQASPAPGPGKIARA encoded by the coding sequence ATGCCCCCCGCCGCCCTCTTCTGCGCCATCACCCTCGCCCCCGTCGCCCTGCTCGCGGCAGGCGGCACGCTGGGCGGGGCGTGGCTCATCGCCGCCGCCCTATACCTCACCCTCTTCTCCGCCCTGCTCGACCAGATCCTGCGCCGCGCGGGCGCCCGGCCCACCGCCACCGCCGCGCCCGGCAGCTGGGCCGATGCGCTCTGCGCCGCCCTCGCGCTGGCCCATTTCGCCCTGCTGGCCCTTGCCGTCGCCGCCGTCTCCGGCGCCACTGGCCTCGCCCCCTGGGAGCGCGCCATCGCCTTCCTCGCCTTCGGCCTGTTCTTCGGCCAGGTCTCCAACTCCAACGCCCACGAGCTGATCCACCGCGCCGCCCGCCCGCTCCGGGCGCTCGGCCGCTGGGTCTACATCTCGCTGCTCTTCGGCCACCACGCCTCGGCCCACCCCAAGGTGCACCACCGCTTCGTCGCCACCCCCGAAGACCCGAACTCCGCACGCCTGAACGAAAGCTACTACCGCTTCGCCGCCCGCGCCTGGCTCGGCAGCTTTCGCGCCGGGCTCACCGCCGAGCGCGAGATGATGGCGCGCGGCACCAAGCCCCGCTGGCAGAACCCCTACCTCGAGTACACCGCCGGCGCCGCAGCCCTGCTCGCCCTCTCCACCCTCGCCTTCGGCGCCGCCGGGCTGGCGGCCCATGTCGGGCTGGCCGCCTATGCCACGGCGCAACTGCTGATGTCGGATTACGTCCAGCACTACGGCCTCACCCGCAGCCGGCTGGCGAACGGCCGATACGAGCCGGTATCGGACGCCCACTCCTGGAACGCCCCCCACGTCTTCTCCTCGCTGATGATGCTCCACGCCCCGCGCCACTCCGACCATCACGCGCACCCCGCCACCCCCTACCCCTCCCTCATCCTGCCCTCGGGCGCACCGCTCCTGCCCGCGCCGCTCCCGGCCATGGCCACGCTGGCACTGCTGCCGCGCAGCTGGCGGCGGGTGATGAACCCCCGCGTTGCCCGCCTTCACGCCGGCGCGCCCAAGGATCAGGCATCCCCCGCCCCCGGCCCGGGCAAGATCGCGAGGGCGTGA
- a CDS encoding SRPBCC domain-containing protein, whose amino-acid sequence MTDISLTTTRTIAAPAEQLYTAWITPESMARFFCNCDGAAAAGVTSDARVGGTFFIPMPTPGGIVDHAGEYLELKPHEKIVFTWNSRHVNEGTTVTLTFKPVEGGTEITLTHVKFSDEGTRDGHVKGWTAILDAFEASQVAQPAA is encoded by the coding sequence ATGACTGACATTTCCCTGACCACCACCCGCACCATCGCCGCCCCGGCCGAGCAGCTCTACACGGCCTGGATCACGCCCGAGAGCATGGCGCGCTTCTTCTGCAACTGCGACGGTGCTGCCGCCGCCGGTGTCACCTCCGATGCGCGGGTGGGTGGCACGTTCTTCATCCCGATGCCCACGCCGGGCGGGATCGTGGATCACGCGGGCGAATACCTGGAGCTGAAGCCGCATGAGAAGATCGTCTTTACCTGGAACTCCCGCCACGTGAACGAGGGCACCACCGTCACCCTCACCTTCAAACCCGTCGAGGGCGGCACCGAGATCACCCTGACCCATGTGAAGTTCTCCGACGAAGGCACCCGCGACGGGCACGTCAAGGGCTGGACGGCGATCCTCGATGCCTTCGAGGCCAGCCAGGTGGCACAACCTGCGGCCTGA
- a CDS encoding helix-turn-helix transcriptional regulator: MVERINSTLSETLKALSDPTRRQILTLLTREGTMRVGDLAGYFEMSLNAVSKHIKVLEAVGLVSRTTQWREHFLTADLKPIAALDGWLKELRWVWDERLEALDRLVTQNPEPEETQDD; this comes from the coding sequence ATGGTTGAACGAATCAATTCCACGCTTTCCGAAACCCTGAAAGCCCTCTCCGACCCGACCCGTCGGCAGATCCTCACGCTTCTGACCCGTGAGGGCACGATGCGGGTGGGCGACCTGGCGGGCTATTTCGAGATGAGCCTCAACGCGGTGTCCAAGCACATCAAGGTGCTGGAGGCGGTGGGGCTCGTGTCTCGGACGACGCAGTGGCGGGAGCATTTCCTGACCGCCGACCTGAAGCCCATCGCCGCGCTCGACGGCTGGCTGAAGGAGCTGCGCTGGGTCTGGGACGAAAGGCTGGAAGCGCTGGATCGGCTCGTGACGCAGAACCCTGAACCCGAGGAAACGCAAGATGACTGA
- the xseA gene encoding exodeoxyribonuclease VII large subunit — protein sequence MDLIDDPTPGGNAPEFTVSELSGAVKRVVEGEFGYVRVKGEVGRVVRARSGHLYFDLKDDRSVLACTSWKGQVAGLSVIPEEGMEVVAYGKLTTFPSQSKYQMNATEVAVAGVGALMAMLEKRRKALAAEGLFDAGRKRALPFLPEVIGVVTSAQGAVIRDILHRLRERFPRKVLVWPVAVQGKACAPQVAAAIEGFNAMTPGGALPRPDLIIVARGGGSIEDLWGFNEEEVVRAAAASDIPLISAVGHETDTTLIDHAADRRAPTPTAAAEIAVPVRLELMAAVDGFGGRLRRGASEAVRGRRQRLTDLARALPRPEVLLGSAQQRLDGWAERLPAALRTAVVKKRATQAGAAAGLRPGAVRAGIAQRRERAARLGGRLGPELTRMAARARERLAARAERLRPALVTERTARAGERVAALGARLEAAQRGQGEARARRLESLSRLLGSLGYEETLKRGFAVVREGEALVTSAARAKAAVGPLEIQFADGRVVAGAAGPKRKAAPKEAPPEQGDLF from the coding sequence ATGGACCTGATCGACGACCCGACGCCGGGAGGCAATGCCCCGGAGTTCACCGTTTCCGAGCTTTCGGGGGCGGTGAAGCGCGTGGTGGAGGGCGAGTTCGGCTATGTGCGGGTGAAGGGCGAGGTCGGGCGCGTGGTGCGGGCGCGCTCGGGGCATTTGTATTTCGACCTCAAGGATGACCGCTCGGTGCTGGCTTGCACCAGCTGGAAGGGGCAGGTGGCGGGCCTCAGCGTGATCCCCGAGGAGGGGATGGAGGTGGTGGCCTATGGCAAGCTGACCACCTTTCCGAGCCAGTCCAAGTACCAGATGAACGCGACCGAGGTTGCCGTGGCGGGCGTGGGCGCGCTGATGGCGATGCTGGAGAAGCGGCGCAAGGCGCTGGCCGCCGAGGGGCTATTTGATGCCGGGCGAAAGCGGGCGCTGCCGTTTCTGCCCGAGGTGATCGGGGTGGTGACGAGCGCGCAGGGGGCGGTGATCCGCGATATCCTGCATCGGCTGCGGGAGCGGTTTCCGCGCAAGGTGCTGGTCTGGCCGGTGGCGGTGCAGGGCAAGGCCTGCGCGCCGCAGGTGGCGGCGGCGATCGAGGGGTTCAACGCGATGACGCCGGGGGGGGCGCTGCCGCGGCCCGACCTGATCATCGTGGCGCGGGGCGGGGGCTCGATCGAGGATCTCTGGGGGTTCAACGAGGAGGAGGTGGTGCGCGCCGCTGCGGCCTCGGACATACCGCTGATTTCGGCGGTCGGGCATGAGACCGACACCACGCTCATCGACCATGCCGCCGACCGGCGCGCGCCGACGCCGACCGCGGCCGCCGAGATCGCGGTGCCGGTGCGGCTGGAGCTGATGGCAGCGGTGGACGGCTTTGGCGGGCGGCTGCGCCGGGGGGCCTCGGAGGCGGTGCGCGGGCGGCGGCAGCGGCTGACCGACCTCGCCCGCGCCCTGCCGCGCCCCGAGGTTCTGCTGGGCAGCGCCCAGCAGCGGCTCGACGGCTGGGCCGAGCGGCTTCCGGCGGCGCTGCGCACGGCGGTGGTGAAGAAGCGCGCCACCCAGGCCGGGGCCGCGGCGGGCCTGCGCCCGGGTGCGGTGCGGGCCGGGATTGCCCAGCGGCGGGAGCGGGCGGCGCGGCTTGGCGGGCGGCTCGGGCCGGAGCTGACGCGGATGGCGGCCCGCGCGCGGGAGCGTCTTGCGGCCCGCGCCGAGCGGCTGCGCCCGGCGCTGGTGACCGAGCGCACCGCGCGGGCCGGCGAGCGGGTGGCGGCACTGGGCGCCCGGCTGGAGGCGGCGCAGCGGGGGCAGGGCGAGGCGCGGGCGCGCCGGCTGGAGAGCCTGTCGCGGCTGCTCGGCTCGCTGGGCTACGAGGAGACGCTGAAGCGCGGCTTTGCTGTGGTGCGCGAGGGCGAGGCGCTGGTGACGAGCGCGGCGCGGGCGAAGGCGGCGGTGGGCCCGCTGGAGATTCAGTTTGCCGACGGGCGGGTTGTGGCCGGGGCCGCCGGGCCGAAGCGGAAGGCCGCGCCGAAGGAGGCCCCGCCCGAGCAGGGCGATCTGTTCTAA
- the purD gene encoding phosphoribosylamine--glycine ligase, producing the protein MNILILGSGGREHSLAWAIQQNPKCDRLIVAPGNAGIEAMCEVATLDIEDGLAVAEFCHENTVDFVVIGPEAPLAAGVADTLREAGILTFGPSAEAARLEASKKFTKQVCDAAQIPTAGWCSFTSAAPARDYITSVGAPKVIKADGLAAGKGVVVAMDEATALAAIDDVFSGAFGEAGAEVVIEDFMTGEEASYFILCDGKTVLPIGTAQDHKRVGEGDTGPNTGGMGAYSPAPIMTDEVTAKALEQIVKPTVTEMARRGTPYQGVLYAGLMIEDGEPALVEYNARFGDPECQVLMMRLGAQVLDLLLACAEERLDEAQVNWADDHAMTVVLATKGYPGSYEKGSVISGLDALPESSTQMVFHAGTTAAGGAITATGGRVLNATARGATLQEARDRAYALTEAVDWPEGFYRTDIGWRAL; encoded by the coding sequence ATGAACATCCTCATTCTCGGCAGCGGCGGGCGCGAACATTCCCTCGCCTGGGCGATCCAGCAGAACCCCAAATGCGACCGGCTCATCGTCGCGCCCGGCAACGCCGGCATCGAGGCGATGTGCGAGGTCGCCACGCTCGACATCGAGGACGGGCTGGCCGTGGCCGAGTTCTGCCACGAGAACACCGTCGATTTCGTGGTCATCGGCCCCGAGGCCCCGCTGGCCGCAGGCGTGGCCGACACCCTGCGCGAGGCCGGCATCCTCACCTTCGGCCCGTCCGCCGAGGCGGCGCGGCTGGAAGCCTCAAAGAAATTCACCAAGCAGGTCTGCGACGCCGCGCAGATCCCCACCGCCGGCTGGTGCTCCTTCACCTCCGCCGCGCCCGCACGCGACTACATCACCTCCGTGGGCGCCCCCAAGGTCATCAAGGCCGACGGTCTGGCCGCCGGCAAGGGCGTGGTCGTGGCGATGGACGAGGCCACCGCGCTCGCCGCCATCGACGACGTGTTCTCCGGCGCCTTCGGCGAGGCCGGGGCCGAGGTGGTGATCGAAGATTTCATGACCGGCGAGGAGGCCAGCTACTTCATCCTCTGCGACGGCAAGACCGTGCTGCCCATCGGCACCGCGCAGGACCACAAGCGCGTCGGCGAGGGCGACACCGGCCCCAACACCGGCGGCATGGGCGCCTACTCCCCCGCCCCGATCATGACCGATGAGGTCACGGCCAAGGCGCTTGAGCAAATCGTCAAACCCACCGTCACCGAAATGGCCCGCCGCGGCACCCCCTATCAGGGCGTCCTCTACGCCGGTCTAATGATCGAAGACGGCGAGCCCGCGCTGGTCGAGTACAACGCCCGCTTCGGCGATCCAGAGTGCCAGGTGCTGATGATGCGCCTCGGCGCGCAGGTGCTCGACCTGCTGCTCGCCTGCGCCGAAGAGCGGCTGGACGAAGCGCAGGTGAACTGGGCCGACGATCACGCCATGACCGTGGTGCTCGCCACCAAGGGCTATCCCGGCAGCTACGAGAAAGGCTCGGTGATCTCCGGGCTCGACGCCCTGCCCGAAAGCTCCACCCAGATGGTCTTCCACGCCGGCACCACCGCGGCAGGCGGCGCGATCACTGCCACCGGCGGGCGGGTGCTGAATGCCACCGCCCGCGGCGCCACCCTGCAAGAGGCCCGCGACCGCGCCTATGCCCTCACCGAGGCCGTCGACTGGCCCGAAGGCTTCTACCGGACAGACATCGGCTGGCGCGCCCTCTGA
- a CDS encoding FG-GAP-like repeat-containing protein yields MDQISGANYALPTTRYPHGALGDDEEWGALVVGVQLKMPCRAGSSNYQATLPQELVFEDLSPRLWDITGDGKPEVVVVESHAAQGARLAVWGIGETGLERLGATPFIGTRNRWLAPVGAGDLDGDGAVEIAYVDRPHLARVLRVWRWDGGQLVEVAELSGVTNHRFGEPVIHGGLRDCRGGPELVVADPGWQRLVGVRLVEGTLVARDLGAIEGPESFAEARTCR; encoded by the coding sequence GTGGACCAGATCAGCGGTGCAAACTACGCCCTGCCGACCACCCGCTACCCGCATGGCGCGCTCGGCGACGACGAGGAGTGGGGGGCGCTGGTGGTGGGGGTGCAGCTGAAGATGCCGTGCCGTGCCGGGTCTTCGAACTACCAGGCGACCCTGCCGCAAGAGCTTGTTTTTGAGGATCTTTCGCCCCGCCTCTGGGACATCACGGGCGACGGCAAGCCGGAGGTGGTGGTGGTGGAGAGCCATGCCGCGCAGGGCGCGCGGCTGGCCGTCTGGGGCATTGGCGAGACCGGGTTGGAGCGGTTGGGGGCGACGCCCTTCATCGGCACGCGCAACCGTTGGCTGGCCCCGGTGGGGGCGGGCGATCTGGATGGGGACGGGGCTGTTGAAATCGCCTATGTCGACCGCCCGCACCTGGCCCGCGTGCTGCGGGTCTGGCGCTGGGATGGCGGGCAACTGGTTGAAGTTGCGGAGCTTTCAGGCGTGACCAATCACCGGTTCGGCGAGCCGGTCATTCACGGCGGGTTGCGGGACTGCCGGGGCGGGCCGGAGCTGGTGGTGGCCGATCCGGGCTGGCAGCGGTTGGTCGGGGTGCGGCTGGTGGAGGGCACTCTGGTGGCCCGCGATCTGGGCGCGATCGAGGGGCCGGAGAGCTTTGCCGAGGCGCGCACCTGCCGTTAG
- a CDS encoding 2Fe-2S iron-sulfur cluster-binding protein, translated as MAKITYIEHNGTKHEVEVATGMTVMEGARDNGIPGIDADCGGACACSTCHVYVAPEWVEKLPGREAMEEDMLDFAFEPDAERSRLTCQIKVTDELDGLVVQMPEKQI; from the coding sequence ATGGCCAAGATCACCTATATCGAGCACAACGGCACCAAGCATGAAGTCGAGGTCGCCACCGGCATGACCGTCATGGAAGGCGCGCGCGACAACGGCATTCCGGGCATTGATGCCGATTGCGGCGGGGCCTGCGCCTGTTCGACCTGCCATGTCTATGTTGCGCCCGAATGGGTCGAGAAGCTTCCGGGCCGCGAGGCGATGGAAGAGGACATGCTCGATTTCGCCTTCGAGCCCGATGCGGAGCGCTCGCGCCTGACCTGCCAGATCAAGGTGACGGACGAGCTGGACGGCCTGGTTGTGCAGATGCCCGAAAAGCAGATCTGA
- a CDS encoding OB-fold nucleic acid binding domain-containing protein yields the protein MPHSPDWPLPPRAIPAALLNRPPTGARVTVAGLVLVRQRPGTAKGVIFVTLEDETGTCNVVVWAKTYERFRRAVIAGRLLRVTGRIQREQEVVHIVAEQIEDISALLDTLLTPPAPQPPVAKGAQEPAPRPALPAPGL from the coding sequence ATGCCCCATTCCCCCGACTGGCCCCTCCCGCCCCGCGCCATCCCCGCCGCCCTGCTGAACCGCCCGCCCACCGGGGCGCGGGTCACCGTGGCCGGGCTGGTGCTGGTGCGCCAGAGGCCGGGCACCGCCAAGGGGGTGATCTTCGTGACGTTGGAGGATGAAACCGGCACCTGCAACGTGGTGGTCTGGGCCAAGACCTACGAGCGCTTCCGCCGCGCCGTGATCGCCGGGCGGCTGCTGCGGGTGACGGGGCGCATCCAGCGCGAGCAGGAGGTGGTGCATATCGTGGCCGAGCAGATCGAGGATATCTCCGCCCTGCTCGACACCCTGCTCACGCCGCCCGCCCCGCAACCCCCTGTTGCAAAAGGGGCGCAAGAGCCCGCCCCTCGCCCCGCCCTCCCCGCTCCCGGGCTATGA
- a CDS encoding peptidoglycan-binding protein — translation MTRPNAKRRPHRGFLGAILACGALGLSACVQPPEVQKRSAPPTIVTTLEAPPSATPGSCWDKQTTPPETKTVIEPVLVQPAQLTATGEVISPPIYRRKPQEYVVKPAVHRWFEIPCPAELTPDYISSVQRALAARGHYQGPVTGQLDTRTRRAIRRFQQPQGLDSDTLSLAAARTLGLAPALLPQAETAPEG, via the coding sequence GTGACACGACCCAACGCCAAACGCCGCCCCCACCGTGGCTTTCTCGGGGCCATCCTCGCCTGCGGGGCGCTTGGCCTGTCGGCCTGCGTGCAGCCCCCCGAGGTGCAGAAGCGCTCCGCCCCGCCCACCATCGTCACCACCCTCGAAGCCCCGCCCAGCGCCACCCCCGGCTCCTGCTGGGACAAGCAGACAACGCCCCCCGAGACAAAGACCGTGATCGAGCCGGTGCTGGTGCAACCCGCCCAGCTCACCGCCACGGGCGAGGTCATCTCGCCGCCGATCTACCGCCGCAAGCCGCAGGAATACGTGGTCAAACCCGCCGTCCATCGCTGGTTCGAAATCCCCTGCCCCGCCGAGCTGACGCCCGACTACATCTCCTCCGTCCAGCGCGCGCTCGCCGCCCGCGGCCACTACCAGGGCCCCGTCACCGGCCAGCTGGACACCCGCACCCGCCGCGCCATCCGCCGCTTTCAGCAGCCCCAGGGGCTCGACAGCGACACCCTCTCGCTCGCCGCCGCCCGCACCCTCGGCCTCGCCCCGGCCCTTCTGCCGCAGGCCGAAACCGCGCCCGAGGGTTGA
- a CDS encoding M3 family oligoendopeptidase has protein sequence MKSPAFDAAAAPSGGKNLGDLPEWDLSDLYTAEDAPELTRDLEWLAGECPAFAEAYEGKLDTLTPAQMLEVVHRYEAIDRIAGRIMSFAGLRYYQLTVDPGRAQFMGNMQQQITDIMSSLVFFTLELNRVPDATYEAWFSGSEELARYKPVFDRMRALKPYQLSDELEKFLHDQSTVGAAAWNRLFDETVAGLEFEVNGDVLGMEGIANLLSDQNRDTREAAAREIASVLTDNLSIFSRVHNTLAKEKAIEDKWRKMPTPQTGRHLSNHVEPEVVEALRNAVVAAYPRLSHRYYELKRGWLGLDKMQVWDRNAPLPMESEKVVNWDEAKSTVLDAYAGFAPEMAEIAKPFFEKGWIDAEVKPGKAPGAFAHPTVTDVHPYVMLNYLGKPRDVMTLAHELGHGVHQVLAAEQGELLSSTPLTLAETASVFGEMLTFRKLLAAAKDDAERKVMLAGKVEDMINTVVRQIAFYDFECKLHAARAEGELTPDQINEIWMSVQGESLGPAFEFMDGYETFWAYIPHFVHSPFYVYAYAFGDGLVNALYAAYEEGDADFQAKYFDMLKAGGSKHHKELLAPFGLDASDPAFWDKGLSMIEGFIDELEAMEG, from the coding sequence ATGAAATCCCCCGCCTTCGACGCCGCCGCCGCCCCCTCCGGCGGCAAGAACCTCGGCGACCTCCCCGAGTGGGATCTCTCCGATCTCTACACCGCCGAAGACGCCCCCGAGCTGACCCGCGACCTCGAGTGGCTCGCCGGCGAATGCCCCGCCTTCGCAGAGGCTTACGAGGGCAAGCTCGACACGCTCACCCCCGCCCAGATGCTCGAAGTCGTCCACCGCTACGAGGCGATCGACCGCATCGCCGGGCGCATCATGTCGTTTGCCGGCCTGCGCTACTACCAGCTCACCGTCGATCCGGGCCGCGCCCAGTTCATGGGCAACATGCAGCAGCAGATCACCGACATCATGTCCTCGCTGGTCTTCTTCACCCTCGAGCTGAACCGCGTCCCCGACGCCACCTACGAGGCATGGTTCTCCGGCTCCGAAGAGCTCGCCCGCTACAAGCCCGTCTTCGACCGGATGCGCGCCCTCAAGCCCTACCAGCTCTCCGACGAGCTGGAGAAATTCCTGCACGATCAAAGCACTGTCGGCGCCGCCGCATGGAACCGCCTGTTCGATGAAACCGTCGCGGGCCTCGAGTTCGAGGTCAACGGCGATGTTCTCGGCATGGAAGGCATCGCCAACCTGCTCTCCGACCAGAACCGCGACACCCGCGAGGCCGCCGCCCGCGAAATCGCCTCCGTCCTGACCGACAACCTCTCCATCTTCTCCCGCGTCCACAACACGCTGGCCAAGGAAAAGGCCATCGAGGACAAGTGGCGCAAGATGCCCACGCCCCAGACCGGCCGGCACCTCTCCAACCACGTCGAACCCGAGGTGGTGGAGGCCCTGCGCAACGCCGTCGTCGCAGCCTACCCCCGCCTCTCGCACCGCTACTACGAGCTGAAGCGCGGCTGGCTCGGCCTCGACAAGATGCAGGTCTGGGACCGCAACGCGCCCCTGCCGATGGAAAGCGAAAAGGTCGTCAACTGGGACGAGGCCAAATCCACCGTGCTCGACGCCTACGCCGGTTTCGCCCCCGAAATGGCCGAGATCGCCAAGCCCTTCTTCGAGAAAGGCTGGATCGACGCCGAGGTGAAGCCCGGCAAGGCCCCCGGCGCCTTCGCCCACCCCACCGTCACCGACGTGCACCCCTACGTGATGCTGAACTACCTCGGCAAACCGCGCGACGTGATGACACTGGCCCACGAGCTCGGCCACGGCGTCCATCAGGTGCTCGCCGCCGAACAGGGCGAACTGCTCTCCAGCACCCCCCTGACCCTCGCCGAAACCGCCAGCGTCTTCGGCGAAATGCTCACCTTCCGCAAACTCCTCGCGGCGGCCAAGGATGACGCCGAGCGAAAGGTCATGCTCGCCGGCAAGGTGGAAGACATGATCAACACCGTCGTCCGCCAGATCGCCTTCTACGACTTCGAATGCAAACTCCACGCCGCCCGCGCCGAAGGCGAGCTGACCCCCGACCAGATCAACGAGATCTGGATGTCGGTGCAGGGCGAAAGCCTCGGCCCGGCCTTCGAGTTCATGGACGGCTACGAGACCTTCTGGGCCTACATCCCCCACTTCGTCCACTCGCCCTTCTACGTCTACGCCTACGCCTTCGGCGACGGGCTCGTGAACGCCCTCTATGCCGCCTACGAGGAAGGCGACGCCGACTTCCAGGCCAAGTATTTCGACATGCTCAAGGCCGGCGGCTCCAAGCACCACAAGGAACTCCTCGCCCCCTTCGGCCTCGACGCCTCCGACCCGGCCTTCTGGGACAAGGGCCTGTCGATGATCGAAGGCTTCATCGACGAGCTGGAGGCGATGGAGGGCTGA
- a CDS encoding VOC family protein, whose translation MPYRLGRLIDHIGLRVSDYPAARSLWLALFDALGLAAEVEEDPDNGLNLDELYIGPARPGGPVTRDLHICLQAPDRETVQRAHAAALAAGGRDNGAPGLRAYHPGYYAAFLLDPDGNNIEIKCDERAGTRSASHIDITP comes from the coding sequence ATGCCCTACCGCCTAGGCCGCCTGATCGACCACATCGGCCTCCGGGTGAGCGACTACCCCGCCGCCCGGAGCCTCTGGCTCGCGCTCTTCGACGCCCTCGGCCTGGCTGCCGAGGTGGAGGAAGACCCCGACAACGGCCTCAACCTCGACGAGCTCTACATCGGCCCCGCCCGCCCCGGCGGCCCGGTCACCCGCGACCTTCACATCTGCCTCCAGGCGCCAGACCGCGAGACCGTCCAGCGCGCCCACGCCGCCGCCCTCGCCGCAGGCGGGCGCGACAACGGCGCCCCCGGCCTGCGTGCCTATCACCCCGGCTACTACGCCGCCTTCCTGCTCGACCCGGATGGCAACAACATCGAGATCAAATGCGACGAACGGGCCGGGACCCGATCCGCCAGCCACATCGACATCACACCCTGA
- a CDS encoding cupin domain-containing protein, with product MKITRAAEQPSGTGPAEHFTGAVRQDNRHSPEDGTSAGAVIVTFEPGARTAWHTHPRGQLLIVTAGLGWVQREGGPKEEIAAGDKVWFAPGEKHWHGARDSHALTHVAVHEVVNGSNVDWMEHVSDADYLG from the coding sequence ATGAAGATCACGCGCGCAGCAGAACAACCCTCGGGCACCGGCCCGGCAGAGCACTTCACCGGCGCCGTCCGCCAGGACAATCGCCACAGCCCCGAAGACGGCACCTCGGCAGGTGCCGTGATCGTCACCTTCGAGCCCGGCGCCCGCACCGCCTGGCACACCCACCCGCGCGGCCAACTGCTGATCGTCACCGCCGGCCTCGGCTGGGTCCAGCGCGAGGGCGGCCCGAAAGAAGAGATCGCAGCGGGCGACAAGGTCTGGTTCGCGCCCGGCGAAAAGCACTGGCACGGCGCCCGCGACAGTCACGCCCTGACCCATGTGGCGGTCCACGAGGTGGTCAACGGCTCCAACGTCGACTGGATGGAGCATGTGAGCGACGCCGACTACCTCGGTTAA